ATCGATATGATTTATCTAAAGGCTTCACTCAAAAAAACACACTAGGAAACGTGGGTGCTTGGGGTCAATATGATGCTTCAAGAATTACATTATTAAAAAGGCTAGCCGATTTTCAATGGTCAGTTGATCCAGAATCATACGTGATTTTAGAACATTTTGCTGAAAATTCTGAAGAAAGAGAACTGGCTGATTATGGTATGATGCTTTGGGGTAATGAAAACCACAATTTTAGAAATTTGGCCAAAGGAAATAGTGCCTCAGTCAGTGGCTTGAGTTATCAAAGCAAAGGTTGGAAAGAGCCTCATGTAATTGGTTATATGGAAAGCCACGATGAGGAAAGAGTGGCCTGGGATTTGAAAAATAGTTCATCAAGTAGCTTAGCAGATCAAATGCAAAGATTGAAGTTGAATACGGCTTTATTCTTTATGGCTCCAGGGCCTAAAATGATTTGGCAATTTGGTGAGTTTGGTTACGATGAGGAATTGAACAATGATAGGTTAGGGGTAAAGCCAACCCGATGGGAATACCTTGAAGATCCGGAGCGAAAAAAGCTTTTTCAGGTTTACCAAAGCCTAATCAAATTGAAAACAAGAACTGATTATATTAACAAGGATAATTTCCAATGGTCTGCGAGTGGCGATTTGAAATGGGCTAGGTTTAATAATAATGATGTAAAAATAGTGATGGTGGGAAATTTCAGTAAAAGTACTCAAACTTTTGACCAACAGATTATTCAAGCGGGTACATGGTATGACTACTTCACTGGAAAAGAATATGAAATTGGAAACGAAGTCTCCATTACTCTAATCGCAGGGGAATTTAGAATATTGACCAGCGAGCCTATAGAAAATTATGTGGATGATGAAGATCAAGAAGAATTAGTTCTTGCTCGTCAAAAATCAAGCTGGAGTTCAAATGTAAAAGTTTTTCCAAATCCTGCTCAAAATCAGATTTTCATCGAGACAGAAAAGCAAATTGAAAATATTTTTATTACAGACCTAAGTGGTAAATCCATCCAGTTTGAAATAAAAGAAAACCAAAATCGATTTGTAATTGATTTATCTCAATTGGATTCAGGAGTCTATTTAGTCAATTTTCAAGAAGAGGGTATTCGCAAACAACAAAAAATCATAAAGTTTTAATTTTTTAAATAAATCATAATATGGATCAAAATTATACATACTCACAAAGTGGGACGCTACGGAGGGATGGCACGGCTATCTTCAAAGGGATGCTCACAGCTTTCCTTGTGGTTTTTATCACTTTACAATTGCAAGCGCAAGAAAGGACCGTTTCAGGAACGGTTTCTGATGCTATTACTGGTGAGACTCTACCTGGAACCAGTGTTAAAATTAAAGGAACTTCGCAAGGAACAACTACCTCTTTGGAAGGGGAATACAAGCTTGAAGTAGATGCTAATGATGTTTTGATTTTTTCTTTTATTGGATATTCCAAGCAAGAGATAGTGGTAGGCGCTCGGTCTATAATTGATGTTCAGATGCAGGAAGATATTTCTCAATTGGGAGAAGTAGTGGTTGTTGGTTATGGAACGCAAGAAGAAAAGGACGTGACTGGTGTTGTAAGTACGGTAAAGGAAGAGTCATTCAATAGAGGACAAATTGCTAGTCCAGAGCGCTTGATAACCGGTAAAATTGCTGGAGTTGACGTGACTCCTGGGAACACAAGAGCTGGTGGTGGAGGAATCACTATTAGAGGAGTGGGCTCAATAAATGCACAGGCTCAACCATTAATTGTGGTCGATGGTGTTCCCATTAGCAATGATGGTAGCTCTGGAACAAGAAACGCGAATAATTTCATAAATCCAGCCGATATCGAAAGTGTTACTGTTTTAAAGGATGCATCTGCAACAGCAATCTATGGTTCTAGAGGGGCTGCAGGGGTTATTTTATACACCACCAAGTCGGGTAAAAAGGGTCAAAACACAGTTGCTTATGATGGTTCATTTGCTTTTTCAGAAGTTTTAAGAGAACCAGACTTTTTAAGTACTCAAAATTTCAGAAATGCAATCCGTCAATTTAGTCCCCAAAACGAAGGGCGATTAGGTGACCAAGACACAGATTGGTTCAATGAGGTAACTAGAAGTACTTTAAGTCAAAATCATAATTTGTCTTTCTCTGGTGCAACTGAAAAAATTAATTATCTGGTTTCTGTCAATCATATGGATAATAAAGAAGTATTAAGAGGAGACAGGAACCAAGTGACTCGATTGAGTATGCGATTAAAAACTACGGTCTTGAATGATCATTTGGATATTACTTTTAATACCAAAAATGCATTGACGAACGATCAATATAAACCAAATGTTGTGGGTGGCGCGGTATCTTTCGATCCAACCAAACCAGTTTATGATTCTGAAGCAGAAGAATTTGGAGGCTATTATGAATGGGATGTTTCTTCTATTGATCCGATTAACCCAGTTTCAACACTTGAACAAACTCAAAGTATCGGTGAAAATAGAAGGTCTTTTAACTCAATTAATTTTGACTTAAAGATTCCGGGCATAGAAGGTTTGACATGGAGTGCCACCGGTTCTTATGATTTAAGAAACGGTCAGAATAAGGTTTTTGAGCCATTCACCTTAAGAAATGACAATAGAGATGGGTATATGCAAAGATCCACTAACAATGCATACACCACCACTTTATTTACTACTTTAAACTATAATAAGTCGTTTGGATCACATGATATTGATGTGCTTGGAGGATATGAATTCCAAGAAGTTTTTAGAGAAACGACTGGCTATGAAGGTATTAATTTAACTGATGATAGCAAAGGCTTTAACGATCCAACTGTTATACCAAGAGAATTTATAGATCTATACAGAGCGATTCCAATTACCAATCAATTGCAATCTTATTTCGGAAGAATTAATTATTCTTATGATGATAAATATTTACTGACAGTAACCGGAAGAATGGATGGTTCCACTCGCTTTGGTTTTGGAAATAAGTATGGATTTTTCCCTTCAGCGGCCCTAGGTTGGAGAATTATTGAAGAAGATTTTTTCGAGGGTTTGACAGGAACATTTAACGATTTGAAATTAAGAGTAGGATGGGGTCAAACAGGAAATCAGAATATTGGAGATTACTTATATGATAAATTCTATTTCTTGAGTGATGCTAGTGCGACTTACCAATTTGGAGATGAATATATTCAGTTATTAAGACCTACTGCAGTGGATCCGAATATTCAATGGGAAAGATTAATTTCAACCAATATCGGAATTGACTTTTCATTACTAAATGGAAGATTATCAGGTACTTTAGATTTTTATGATAAAACAACTGATCAGTTGTTATTTAATGTACCAGTAGCTGCTGCAACTAATGTTGGAGATAGGGTAACTACCAATATTGGAGAAATGAACAATAAAGGAGTTGAATTGGGACTGAATTTCATAGCAATAGACAACGAAAAATTTGGCTGGGATATAGGCTATAATTTCACCTATAATCAAAATAAAATTGTGAAACTTAATAATGAAATTGATGAAGATAGCCCTGGGATTCAGGTAGGTGGAATATCAGGCGATATCGGTAGAACAATACAGGTTTTGCAAGTTGGGCAGCCGATTTCTACTTTCTATT
This is a stretch of genomic DNA from Marivirga harenae. It encodes these proteins:
- a CDS encoding SusC/RagA family TonB-linked outer membrane protein, with product MDQNYTYSQSGTLRRDGTAIFKGMLTAFLVVFITLQLQAQERTVSGTVSDAITGETLPGTSVKIKGTSQGTTTSLEGEYKLEVDANDVLIFSFIGYSKQEIVVGARSIIDVQMQEDISQLGEVVVVGYGTQEEKDVTGVVSTVKEESFNRGQIASPERLITGKIAGVDVTPGNTRAGGGGITIRGVGSINAQAQPLIVVDGVPISNDGSSGTRNANNFINPADIESVTVLKDASATAIYGSRGAAGVILYTTKSGKKGQNTVAYDGSFAFSEVLREPDFLSTQNFRNAIRQFSPQNEGRLGDQDTDWFNEVTRSTLSQNHNLSFSGATEKINYLVSVNHMDNKEVLRGDRNQVTRLSMRLKTTVLNDHLDITFNTKNALTNDQYKPNVVGGAVSFDPTKPVYDSEAEEFGGYYEWDVSSIDPINPVSTLEQTQSIGENRRSFNSINFDLKIPGIEGLTWSATGSYDLRNGQNKVFEPFTLRNDNRDGYMQRSTNNAYTTTLFTTLNYNKSFGSHDIDVLGGYEFQEVFRETTGYEGINLTDDSKGFNDPTVIPREFIDLYRAIPITNQLQSYFGRINYSYDDKYLLTVTGRMDGSTRFGFGNKYGFFPSAALGWRIIEEDFFEGLTGTFNDLKLRVGWGQTGNQNIGDYLYDKFYFLSDASATYQFGDEYIQLLRPTAVDPNIQWERLISTNIGIDFSLLNGRLSGTLDFYDKTTDQLLFNVPVAAATNVGDRVTTNIGEMNNKGVELGLNFIAIDNEKFGWDIGYNFTYNQNKIVKLNNEIDEDSPGIQVGGISGDIGRTIQVLQVGQPISTFYSYNHLYDAAGKPLVGGTNSIYEDVNGDNIINENDLQTQGVAIHPILTNFASNIRYGNFDLALTLRAKLGGQTYNNTASANGWYGRLTEAQILNNVHESVIETGFQNRQLLSNYYIENSNFLKLDNLTVGYNFNAIQDFRLRLYGTVQNMLPISGYSGLDPEVQIDNNIYPPSTAFIFGINAKF